A stretch of the Dyella sp. 2HG41-7 genome encodes the following:
- the hemL gene encoding glutamate-1-semialdehyde 2,1-aminomutase: protein MTNHELFQRARKLMPGGVNSPVRAFKSVGGEPFFTARADGAYLWDVEGKRYIDYVGSWGPMIVGHNHPAVREAVERAVQGGLSFGTPCPAEVVMAETITQLVPSVEMVRMVNSGTEATMSAIRLARGATGRSKIVKFEGCYHGHGDSFLVKAGSGALTFGVPTSPGVPKANADLTLTLPYNDLHAAQALFAEHGDDIAGLIIEPVAGNMNCIPPHDGYLQALRDLCTRHGALLIFDEVMTGFRVALGGAQALYGITPDLTTFGKIIGGGMPVGAYGGRRDLMEQIAPAGPIYQAGTLSGNPVAMAAGLAMLELVQAPGFYETLAARTRLLTDGLQAVADGEGIPFSTNRVGGMFGLFFTHEKVSSYAQATAADTAMFNRFFHGMLEHGVFLAPSAFEAGFLSSAHSDNDIAATLDAARAAMRLARTG, encoded by the coding sequence ATGACCAACCATGAACTGTTCCAGCGCGCACGCAAGCTGATGCCCGGCGGCGTGAACTCTCCGGTGCGCGCATTCAAATCCGTGGGCGGCGAGCCTTTTTTCACCGCGCGCGCGGACGGCGCTTATTTGTGGGATGTAGAGGGTAAGCGCTACATCGATTATGTCGGCTCCTGGGGTCCGATGATCGTCGGACACAATCACCCTGCAGTGCGCGAGGCCGTCGAACGCGCGGTGCAGGGCGGCCTGTCGTTCGGTACGCCTTGCCCGGCCGAAGTCGTGATGGCCGAAACGATCACGCAATTGGTGCCGTCCGTAGAAATGGTACGCATGGTGAACTCCGGCACGGAAGCGACCATGTCGGCCATTCGCCTCGCGCGCGGCGCGACGGGTCGCAGCAAGATCGTGAAATTCGAAGGCTGCTATCACGGGCACGGCGATAGCTTCCTGGTGAAAGCCGGTTCCGGCGCTCTGACGTTCGGCGTTCCTACGTCGCCAGGCGTACCTAAAGCCAACGCCGATCTCACACTGACTCTGCCCTATAACGATCTGCACGCTGCGCAAGCGCTGTTTGCCGAACACGGTGACGATATCGCCGGACTGATCATCGAGCCGGTCGCCGGCAATATGAATTGCATTCCGCCGCACGATGGCTATCTGCAAGCTTTGCGCGATCTTTGCACGCGCCACGGCGCGCTACTGATTTTCGATGAAGTGATGACGGGTTTCCGCGTCGCGCTCGGCGGCGCCCAGGCGCTTTACGGCATCACGCCGGACCTCACCACCTTCGGCAAGATAATCGGCGGCGGCATGCCGGTCGGCGCGTACGGCGGACGTCGCGACCTGATGGAACAAATTGCGCCTGCTGGACCGATCTACCAAGCGGGAACGCTGAGCGGAAACCCGGTCGCCATGGCGGCGGGCCTGGCGATGCTGGAATTGGTGCAAGCACCCGGTTTCTACGAGACACTAGCCGCGCGCACGCGTCTGCTCACGGATGGTTTGCAAGCCGTGGCCGACGGTGAAGGCATTCCCTTCAGCACCAATCGGGTGGGCGGCATGTTCGGCTTGTTCTTCACGCATGAGAAAGTGAGCAGCTACGCACAGGCGACCGCGGCCGACACGGCGATGTTCAATCGCTTCTTCCACGGCATGCTCGAGCACGGCGTATTCCTTGCGCCGAGCGCTTTCGAAGCAGGCTTCCTTTCCAGCGCGCATAGCGACAACGATATCGCGGCAACGTTGGACGCCGCGCGCGCCGCGATGCGCCTTGCGCGCACAGGATAA
- a CDS encoding adenylate kinase, with protein MRLVLLGAPGSGKGTQAARLKTELGVPHISTGDMLRAAVKAGTPLGLKAKAVMDAGQLVSDDILLGMLEERLAQADAKAGFILDGYPRNLAQADALDHLLTKIGQPLDAVVKLEVPNETIIKRCEIRFAAEHRKDDDPAVVRDRLKVYAEQTAPVADFYARRGKLQVVDGVGELDDVTARVKRALANDTAAANG; from the coding sequence ATGCGACTTGTCCTCCTTGGTGCGCCCGGCTCGGGCAAGGGTACTCAGGCAGCCCGCCTCAAGACCGAACTCGGCGTGCCGCACATTTCCACCGGCGACATGTTGCGCGCGGCGGTGAAGGCGGGCACTCCGCTTGGTCTCAAAGCCAAGGCCGTGATGGACGCGGGCCAATTGGTCTCCGACGACATCCTGCTCGGCATGTTGGAAGAACGTCTGGCGCAAGCCGACGCCAAAGCCGGCTTCATCCTCGACGGTTATCCGCGCAACCTCGCGCAGGCCGATGCGCTGGATCATCTGCTCACCAAGATCGGCCAGCCGCTCGATGCGGTGGTGAAGCTCGAAGTGCCGAACGAAACCATCATCAAGCGTTGCGAAATCCGTTTCGCCGCCGAACACCGCAAGGACGACGATCCGGCAGTAGTGCGCGATCGCCTCAAAGTGTATGCAGAACAAACCGCGCCGGTCGCCGATTTCTACGCGCGCCGCGGCAAGTTGCAGGTGGTCGATGGTGTGGGCGAGTTGGATGACGTTACGGCACGCGTCAAGCGCGCGCTTGCCAATGACACGGCGGCGGCCAACGGCTGA
- the mpl gene encoding UDP-N-acetylmuramate:L-alanyl-gamma-D-glutamyl-meso-diaminopimelate ligase gives MRLHILGICGTFMGGVAALARELGETVEGSDANVYPPMSTQLEALGIDLMQGYRAEYLQPSPDLVVVGNAMTRGNPAVEYMLDQRLRYVSGPQWLGERLLVEREVLTVAGTHGKTTTTSLLAHLLESTGLAPGFLIGGVPGNFGISARLGQGKHFVIEADEYDSAFFDKRSKFVHYRPRIAILNNLEYDHADIFPDVAAIQRQFHHLVRTVPGNGTLIVNAHDAYLAEVLEMGCWTPVETFGIGKGDWQATLLAADGSRFGVHYKGERIGDIEWSLLGDHSVMNALAALAAAAAAGADPRALLPAFATFQSVKRRMEVVGDVQGVRVYDDFAHHPTAIATTLAGLRAKVGKARILVAMEPRSNSMRLGAHADALAPSLADADAVVFLHRPELPWDATRVTNALHGRASTAPTVDALLTSLKSQTQPGDHVVFMSNGGFENAPRRFVTALSQ, from the coding sequence ATGCGTCTGCATATCCTCGGTATTTGCGGCACCTTTATGGGCGGCGTCGCCGCGCTCGCGCGCGAGCTTGGCGAAACCGTCGAAGGTTCCGACGCCAACGTTTATCCGCCGATGAGCACGCAGCTCGAAGCGCTGGGCATCGATTTGATGCAAGGCTATCGCGCGGAATATCTGCAGCCGTCGCCGGATCTTGTCGTGGTCGGCAATGCGATGACGCGCGGCAATCCCGCTGTCGAATACATGCTCGATCAGCGCTTGCGCTACGTGTCTGGTCCGCAATGGCTGGGCGAGCGTTTACTCGTCGAACGCGAAGTGCTTACCGTCGCCGGCACGCACGGCAAAACCACCACCACCAGTTTGCTGGCGCATCTGCTGGAAAGCACAGGGCTTGCACCCGGTTTTCTGATTGGCGGTGTGCCCGGCAATTTCGGCATCTCGGCGCGATTGGGGCAGGGCAAGCACTTCGTCATCGAAGCCGATGAATACGACAGCGCGTTCTTCGACAAGCGTTCGAAGTTCGTGCACTACCGTCCGCGCATCGCCATTCTCAACAATCTCGAATACGACCACGCCGATATCTTTCCGGATGTCGCCGCAATCCAGCGCCAGTTCCATCATTTGGTGCGCACGGTGCCGGGCAACGGCACGTTGATCGTTAACGCGCACGATGCTTACTTGGCTGAAGTGCTTGAGATGGGTTGTTGGACGCCGGTGGAAACCTTCGGCATCGGCAAAGGCGATTGGCAGGCGACGCTGCTCGCCGCTGATGGTTCGCGATTCGGCGTGCACTACAAAGGCGAGCGGATCGGTGACATCGAGTGGTCGCTGCTCGGCGATCACAGCGTGATGAATGCGCTGGCTGCGTTGGCTGCTGCGGCGGCTGCCGGCGCCGATCCACGCGCATTGCTGCCGGCGTTCGCGACATTCCAGAGCGTGAAGCGCCGCATGGAAGTGGTCGGCGACGTGCAAGGCGTGCGCGTGTACGACGACTTTGCGCATCACCCGACGGCCATTGCAACGACGCTTGCCGGGCTGCGTGCGAAAGTCGGCAAGGCGCGCATTCTGGTCGCCATGGAGCCGCGCTCCAATTCCATGCGTCTGGGCGCGCATGCCGACGCGCTTGCGCCGTCGCTGGCTGATGCCGACGCCGTGGTGTTTCTGCATCGCCCGGAATTGCCGTGGGATGCGACGCGCGTTACCAATGCCTTGCACGGCCGCGCCAGTACGGCGCCGACGGTCGACGCGTTGCTGACTTCATTGAAATCGCAAACGCAGCCGGGCGATCACGTTGTCTTTATGTCCAACGGCGGTTTCGAAAATGCGCCGCGCCGCTTTGTCACGGCGCTCAGCCAATAG
- a CDS encoding lactoylglutathione lyase, which translates to MKYLHTMVRVRDLDASLRFYCEGLGLKEMRRTDVPEGKYTLVFLAAADSPEAEIELTYNWGSEEDYGSARNFGHLAFRVNDIYAVCEHLQSMGYTINRPPRDGHMAFVRSPDLVSVELLQDGHLPPREPWTSMPNVGRW; encoded by the coding sequence ATGAAATACCTACACACAATGGTTCGCGTGCGTGATCTCGACGCCTCGCTTCGTTTCTATTGCGAAGGACTTGGTTTGAAGGAGATGCGCCGCACGGATGTCCCCGAAGGCAAGTACACCTTGGTGTTTCTTGCGGCTGCCGATAGTCCTGAAGCGGAAATCGAGCTGACCTACAACTGGGGCTCGGAAGAGGATTACGGCTCGGCGCGCAACTTCGGCCATCTCGCCTTTCGCGTCAACGACATCTACGCTGTCTGCGAGCATCTGCAGTCGATGGGCTACACCATCAATCGCCCGCCGCGCGATGGGCACATGGCCTTCGTGCGCTCGCCCGATCTTGTTTCTGTCGAGCTACTGCAGGACGGTCATTTGCCGCCGCGCGAACCGTGGACCTCGATGCCCAACGTGGGGCGTTGGTAA
- a CDS encoding ABC transporter ATP-binding protein: MSITHLATATSLASTSSPDAVMSPVLQVNGLEKSFKKRHVLQSLDWSVPSGRVIGLLGRNGAGKTTLLRCLLGLSPIDGGHIELFGEPMLEPGGERMHRIGFVPQTFDLLPWMKVRAYLDFTAAFYARWDNALVDRLLASWELDVKQKIGELSQGQRQKLAIVRAIAPDPDLLVLDEPVASLDPQARRAFMSELLSLMRAPGKTVIFSTHITADLERADADIALLREGRIQFMRPLAELREHVKRVVFTRAQGWTQPPAVAGALKSHIQNDQAVLLVEDPIADSLHALATREQASVHIETPTLEDVFVELA; this comes from the coding sequence ATGTCCATCACTCATCTGGCCACTGCCACGTCGCTCGCTTCGACATCGTCACCCGATGCCGTCATGTCGCCTGTGTTACAGGTTAACGGACTGGAAAAGTCCTTCAAAAAGCGGCACGTGCTGCAATCGCTCGACTGGAGCGTGCCGAGCGGACGCGTGATCGGTCTGCTCGGTCGCAATGGCGCCGGCAAGACGACCTTGTTGCGCTGCCTGCTCGGTCTTTCGCCCATCGACGGCGGCCACATCGAGTTGTTCGGCGAACCGATGCTTGAACCCGGCGGCGAGCGCATGCATCGCATCGGTTTCGTGCCGCAAACCTTCGATTTGCTTCCGTGGATGAAGGTGCGGGCTTATCTCGATTTCACCGCGGCGTTCTACGCCCGCTGGGACAACGCGCTGGTCGATCGTCTGCTGGCGAGCTGGGAATTGGATGTAAAGCAGAAGATCGGGGAACTCTCGCAAGGTCAGCGTCAAAAGCTGGCGATCGTTCGTGCGATTGCGCCCGATCCGGATCTTCTGGTGTTGGACGAGCCCGTCGCCAGTCTCGATCCGCAAGCGCGTCGCGCTTTTATGAGCGAACTGCTGTCGCTGATGCGCGCGCCGGGTAAGACGGTGATTTTTTCCACGCATATCACCGCGGATTTGGAACGCGCCGACGCGGATATCGCGTTGCTGCGCGAGGGTCGCATCCAGTTCATGCGGCCCTTGGCCGAGTTGCGCGAGCATGTGAAGCGCGTCGTGTTTACGCGTGCGCAAGGGTGGACGCAGCCGCCTGCCGTCGCGGGCGCGCTGAAATCGCATATCCAAAACGACCAGGCGGTGCTGCTGGTCGAAGACCCCATCGCGGATAGCTTGCATGCGCTCGCGACGCGCGAACAGGCCAGCGTGCATATTGAAACACCCACGCTGGAAGATGTTTTCGTGGAGCTGGCATGA
- a CDS encoding acetylornithine transaminase: protein MYPTQEPSVSSLVDLGKRYWLPVYKPREVVLDRGKGARVWDTEQRDYIDFGAGIAVNALGHQDPDLLAALTAQAQKLWHSSNVFYTEPPLHLAQELVEASGFAERVFLCNSGAEANEAAIKLVRKWAAAQGRSPDRRVIITFRGSFHGRTLATVTATSQPKYQEGYEPLPGGFRYLDFNDVAALEDAFAAGDIAAVMLEPVQGEGGVLPAAPGFLKRVRELCDAHDALLVLDEIQCGMGRTGTLFAHAQDGVTPDIVTLAKALGCGFPIGAMLAGPKVAQVMQFGAHGTTFGGNPMAAAVARVALRKLSSTELLANVQRQSAALRDALASISAELNVFSEVRGRGLMIGAVLAEPYRGKAGEILDIAAAHGLLVLQAGPDVLRFVPPLNITDEELSEGLSRLHAALRAFVAQ, encoded by the coding sequence ATGTATCCAACACAGGAGCCTTCGGTGTCGTCTCTCGTCGATCTTGGTAAGCGTTATTGGTTGCCCGTCTACAAACCGCGCGAAGTGGTGCTGGACCGAGGCAAGGGCGCACGCGTGTGGGATACCGAGCAACGCGACTACATCGATTTCGGCGCGGGCATCGCGGTGAATGCGCTGGGACATCAGGATCCTGATTTGCTCGCAGCGTTGACGGCGCAAGCCCAAAAGCTTTGGCATAGCAGCAACGTGTTCTATACCGAGCCGCCGCTGCATTTGGCGCAGGAACTGGTGGAAGCGTCGGGTTTTGCCGAGCGCGTTTTTCTTTGCAATTCCGGCGCGGAAGCCAATGAAGCGGCCATCAAGTTGGTGCGCAAGTGGGCGGCGGCGCAAGGCCGTTCTCCGGATCGGCGCGTGATCATTACGTTCCGCGGTTCCTTTCACGGTCGCACCTTGGCCACGGTGACGGCGACGTCTCAGCCGAAATATCAGGAAGGCTACGAACCGCTTCCGGGTGGATTTCGGTATCTCGATTTCAACGACGTCGCCGCGTTGGAAGACGCCTTCGCAGCCGGCGACATCGCGGCCGTGATGCTGGAGCCCGTGCAAGGCGAAGGCGGCGTGTTGCCCGCAGCGCCCGGTTTTCTGAAGCGCGTGCGCGAACTGTGCGACGCCCACGACGCCTTGCTTGTCTTGGACGAAATTCAATGCGGCATGGGGCGCACGGGCACCCTGTTCGCGCATGCGCAAGACGGCGTGACGCCGGATATCGTGACGCTCGCCAAAGCCTTGGGTTGCGGCTTTCCGATCGGTGCCATGCTGGCGGGTCCGAAAGTTGCGCAGGTGATGCAGTTCGGCGCGCATGGCACCACGTTTGGCGGCAATCCGATGGCGGCGGCGGTTGCGCGCGTGGCGTTGCGTAAGTTGTCGTCGACGGAGCTGCTTGCAAATGTGCAGCGCCAATCCGCCGCGTTGCGCGACGCGCTCGCGTCGATCAGTGCCGAGTTGAATGTTTTTTCGGAAGTGCGCGGACGCGGTTTGATGATCGGCGCAGTGCTGGCCGAGCCTTATCGCGGTAAAGCAGGCGAGATCCTAGACATTGCGGCCGCGCACGGATTGTTGGTGTTGCAGGCGGGTCCGGATGTATTGCGCTTCGTGCCGCCGTTGAACATCACAGACGAAGAACTGTCCGAAGGCTTGTCGCGTCTGCACGCCGCGTTGCGCGCGTTTGTGGCGCAATAG
- a CDS encoding rubredoxin, whose protein sequence is MNQTSTETTLRKWMCVVCGFIYDEAEGLPEEGIEPGTRWEDVPDTWTCPDCGATKSDFEMIEVD, encoded by the coding sequence ATGAACCAAACTTCCACCGAAACCACCCTGCGCAAATGGATGTGCGTGGTCTGCGGCTTTATTTATGACGAGGCCGAGGGGTTGCCGGAGGAGGGCATCGAGCCCGGTACACGTTGGGAGGATGTGCCCGATACCTGGACGTGCCCCGATTGCGGTGCGACCAAGAGCGACTTTGAGATGATCGAAGTCGACTGA
- a CDS encoding ion transporter — MHARTPFRDRLGPASEAGWRARWFHVIFEHDDPASRRFDVLLIIAILGSIAVAVFDTVAQAHVRYGAIFYALEWAFTLAFTLEYVMRILVVDRPWRYARSFFGVVDLLAVLPTWISLMAAGSQYLLVVRALRILRIFRILKLTRYVGEADLLWFTLVRARRKVLVFFSVILTLVLIFGALMYLIEGPEDGFTSIPTSMYWAIVTMTTVGFGDITPKTTLGKLLTSLIILIGYSIIAVPTGIFTAELAAGMRAKRKYTPCEHCGQADHEGDAQFCRACGAELPKAET, encoded by the coding sequence ATGCACGCGCGCACGCCGTTTCGCGATCGACTCGGCCCCGCATCGGAAGCAGGGTGGCGAGCGCGCTGGTTCCACGTCATTTTCGAGCACGACGACCCGGCGAGTCGTCGCTTCGATGTACTGCTGATCATCGCCATTCTGGGCAGCATCGCTGTGGCGGTGTTCGATACGGTCGCGCAAGCGCACGTACGATACGGCGCCATTTTCTACGCGCTGGAATGGGCGTTTACGCTGGCGTTTACGCTCGAATACGTGATGCGCATCTTGGTGGTCGATCGCCCCTGGCGTTATGCGCGAAGTTTCTTTGGCGTGGTCGATTTGCTTGCCGTGCTCCCCACATGGATCAGCTTGATGGCCGCCGGCAGCCAATATTTGCTGGTCGTGCGCGCGCTGCGCATTTTGCGCATCTTTCGAATTCTCAAGCTTACCCGCTATGTGGGCGAGGCAGATCTGCTGTGGTTTACGCTGGTTCGCGCGCGCCGCAAAGTGTTGGTGTTCTTCAGCGTCATTCTTACGCTAGTGCTGATCTTCGGCGCACTGATGTATCTGATCGAAGGGCCGGAGGACGGCTTCACCTCCATTCCCACATCGATGTACTGGGCGATTGTCACGATGACGACCGTCGGTTTCGGCGATATCACACCCAAGACCACGCTTGGCAAACTGCTTACGTCGCTGATCATTCTGATCGGCTACAGCATCATCGCCGTGCCGACCGGCATCTTTACCGCCGAGTTGGCAGCCGGCATGCGCGCCAAACGCAAATACACGCCGTGCGAGCACTGCGGGCAGGCCGATCACGAAGGGGATGCGCAGTTTTGTCGCGCGTGCGGCGCGGAGTTGCCGAAAGCGGAAACTTAG
- a CDS encoding sigma-54 dependent transcriptional regulator — protein MSDTSIRCVVWFGEPTSIERARLAQAGWHTRVADAVAQGGIGIRRGDTVVAMADVRKADTETLRSIARLMADHPRIPWLALLSTDTSVQAPELERVLRASIDFFTAPIDMQRLVETLGKLAGDAPVPVAYTDVPGITGNSAAMMAVVASLRKYAPVDLPVLITGETGTGKEVAARALHRLSPRRDHPFAAINCGALPANLVQSELFGHERGSFTGANARRIGHFEAAAGGTVFLDEVGDLPPDAQISLLRLLQEGTLERVGSTQSIKLDVRVLAATHVDLEKAVAQGRFREDLYYRLNVLRLRMPALRERADDVLQLAQIFLDAFRKQHNCNARTFSALSRKALRDFSWPGNVRELLNRVQRAAVVAEGAQISVADLDLEDVIAPRAGHSSLGLTRTSAERDAVMACLRETRFNISECARRLKVSRVTIYRLCKKHQLVLEDMQ, from the coding sequence ATGAGCGACACGTCGATCCGCTGCGTGGTGTGGTTCGGTGAGCCAACGAGCATCGAGAGAGCGCGCTTAGCGCAAGCAGGCTGGCATACGCGTGTCGCGGATGCGGTTGCGCAGGGCGGCATTGGTATCCGACGCGGCGATACGGTTGTCGCGATGGCCGATGTGCGCAAGGCCGATACCGAGACGCTGCGAAGTATCGCCAGATTGATGGCCGATCATCCGCGCATTCCTTGGCTCGCATTGCTGTCCACCGACACGTCCGTGCAAGCGCCCGAGCTGGAGCGCGTGCTACGCGCAAGCATCGATTTCTTTACCGCGCCGATCGATATGCAACGCTTGGTGGAAACGCTCGGCAAACTTGCCGGCGATGCGCCCGTGCCTGTTGCGTATACCGATGTGCCAGGCATCACCGGCAACAGCGCGGCGATGATGGCGGTGGTGGCGAGCTTGCGCAAATACGCGCCCGTGGATCTGCCGGTGCTGATTACCGGCGAAACCGGTACCGGCAAAGAAGTGGCGGCGCGTGCGTTGCATCGGTTGTCGCCGCGCAGAGATCACCCTTTTGCTGCGATCAATTGCGGTGCGCTGCCGGCCAATCTCGTGCAATCGGAATTGTTCGGCCACGAGCGCGGTTCGTTTACCGGCGCCAATGCGCGGCGTATAGGCCATTTCGAAGCGGCTGCGGGCGGCACCGTATTTCTGGATGAAGTGGGCGATTTGCCGCCGGATGCGCAAATCAGTCTGCTGCGTCTGTTGCAGGAAGGCACGCTCGAGCGCGTCGGTTCCACGCAATCGATCAAGCTCGATGTGCGTGTGCTGGCTGCCACGCATGTCGATCTGGAGAAAGCCGTCGCGCAAGGTCGCTTCCGAGAAGATCTTTATTACCGTCTTAACGTGTTGCGCCTGCGTATGCCGGCGTTGCGCGAGCGCGCCGACGACGTGTTGCAGTTGGCGCAAATTTTCCTCGACGCGTTTCGCAAGCAGCACAATTGCAACGCGCGTACGTTCAGTGCGTTGTCGCGAAAGGCGTTGCGCGATTTCTCGTGGCCGGGAAATGTGCGCGAACTGCTCAATCGCGTGCAGCGCGCCGCGGTGGTGGCGGAAGGTGCGCAGATCAGCGTCGCCGATCTAGATCTCGAAGACGTCATCGCACCCAGGGCAGGACACTCCAGTCTCGGCCTTACGCGTACCTCGGCAGAACGCGATGCGGTGATGGCGTGTTTGCGCGAGACGCGTTTCAACATCAGCGAATGCGCCCGACGCTTGAAAGTGTCGCGTGTCACCATCTATCGGCTGTGCAAGAAGCATCAGCTGGTGCTCGAAGACATGCAGTAG
- a CDS encoding NAD(P)-dependent oxidoreductase: protein MSTLAGKTLFITGASRGIGLAIALRAARDGANIVIAAKSGVPNPKLPGTIHTAAAEVEAAGGKALALKVDIREEAEVHAAVAQAAERFGGIDIVINNASAIWLAGTEATPMKRYDLMHQVNTRGTFMVTQACLPYLKKASNPHVLMLAPPPNLDPKWFAPHTAYTIAKYGMSLCVLGMSAEFAPLGIAVNALWPRTVIATAAIAMIDGVKPEQCRRPEIVADAAHALLTQSARQCTGRFAIDEDVLHEAGISDFDRYAYQPGVPLLPDLFLN, encoded by the coding sequence ATGAGCACTCTCGCCGGAAAGACACTCTTTATCACAGGTGCATCGCGCGGCATTGGCTTGGCCATTGCGCTGCGCGCCGCACGTGATGGCGCCAATATCGTGATCGCTGCGAAAAGTGGCGTACCCAACCCCAAATTGCCAGGCACCATTCACACGGCCGCCGCCGAAGTGGAAGCGGCAGGCGGCAAAGCGCTCGCGCTGAAGGTGGATATCCGCGAGGAAGCCGAGGTGCACGCCGCCGTTGCGCAAGCGGCGGAACGTTTCGGCGGCATCGACATCGTCATCAACAACGCCAGTGCGATTTGGCTCGCAGGCACCGAAGCTACGCCGATGAAGCGCTACGACCTGATGCATCAGGTGAATACGCGCGGCACCTTTATGGTGACGCAAGCGTGTTTGCCGTATTTGAAGAAGGCGAGCAATCCGCACGTGCTGATGTTGGCGCCGCCGCCGAATCTCGACCCGAAATGGTTCGCACCGCATACCGCCTACACCATCGCCAAGTACGGCATGAGTTTGTGCGTGCTTGGCATGAGCGCGGAGTTCGCGCCGCTGGGCATTGCCGTCAATGCCTTGTGGCCACGCACGGTGATCGCCACCGCAGCCATCGCCATGATCGATGGCGTGAAGCCCGAGCAATGCCGACGCCCGGAGATCGTGGCCGACGCGGCGCATGCGTTGCTGACTCAGTCCGCGCGCCAATGCACCGGTCGATTCGCGATCGACGAAGACGTGCTGCACGAGGCCGGAATCAGCGATTTCGACCGTTACGCCTATCAGCCGGGGGTCCCCTTGCTGCCTGATCTATTTCTAAACTAA
- a CDS encoding LON peptidase substrate-binding domain-containing protein has product MSAQLPFLEAPLFPLNTVLYPGGQLQLRIFEPRYLDLVRECTRTGSAFGVCLILDGAEVGAPAQPAAIGTLAHIVDFNYREDGLLGIATEGGSRFRVLRTRVRSDGLLRGDVQLWPDEASQQVPVEFALLQTILERLIETMGPQWRLAPRSSYDDAGWLGFRLAELLPLAREEQQQLLEITDPVQRLSILRDILPRFQKA; this is encoded by the coding sequence ATGTCGGCCCAGCTCCCTTTCCTTGAAGCGCCTTTGTTTCCGCTCAATACCGTGCTTTATCCGGGCGGTCAGTTGCAGCTGCGCATTTTCGAGCCGCGTTATCTGGATTTGGTTCGCGAATGCACGCGCACGGGGTCGGCGTTTGGCGTCTGTCTGATTCTCGACGGCGCCGAGGTGGGCGCGCCCGCGCAACCCGCCGCCATCGGCACGCTGGCGCACATCGTCGATTTCAACTATCGCGAAGACGGTTTGCTCGGTATCGCAACCGAAGGCGGCAGTCGTTTTCGCGTGCTGCGCACGCGCGTGCGTTCGGATGGTTTGTTACGAGGCGACGTGCAGTTGTGGCCAGACGAGGCATCGCAACAAGTGCCGGTGGAATTTGCGTTGCTGCAGACCATTCTTGAGCGTTTGATTGAAACGATGGGGCCACAGTGGCGACTTGCGCCGCGCTCCTCGTACGACGATGCGGGCTGGCTGGGTTTCCGTCTCGCGGAATTGCTGCCGTTGGCGCGCGAGGAACAACAGCAGTTGCTGGAAATCACCGACCCCGTGCAACGGTTAAGCATTTTGCGCGATATTCTTCCGCGTTTCCAAAAGGCTTGA